From Pseudomonas sp. stari2:
TGCTCAGATTGATCTGACGCAGCATCCACTTCACCTTCGGCAAGTTGGTGGCGTTCATCGACAGGCTGTCGAAGCCCATCGCCATCAACAGCACCGCCGCCGCCGGGTCACCGGCCATCTCGCCGCAGATGCTCACCGGTTTGCCTTCGGCATGGGCGTCGCGCACGACGATCTGCAAGGCTTGCAGCACCGCCGGGTGCAGATAGTCGTAGAGATCGGCCACGCGCGGGTTGTTGCGGTCCACGGCCAGCAGATACTGGGTCAGGTCGTTGGAACCCACCGACAGGAAGTCCACCATCCGCGCCAGTTCCCTGGTCTGGTAGACCGCCGCCGGAATCTCGATCATCACGCCCACCGGCGGCATCGGCACATCGGTGCCTTCGTCGCGCACTTCGCCCCAGGCCCGGTGGATCAGGTGCAACGCTTCTTCGAGCTCATGGATGCCGGAGATCATCGGCAACAGGATCCGCAGGTTGTTCAGGCCTTCGCTGGCCTTGAGCATCGCACGGGTCTGCACCAGGAAGATTTCCGGGTGGTCGAGGGTGACGCGGATCCCGCGCCAGCCAAGGAACGGGTTGTCTTCCTTGATCGGGAAGTACGACAGCGCCTTGTCACCGCCGATGTCCAGCGTACGCATGGTCACCGGTTGCGGGTGGAACGCGGCGAGCTGTTCGCGGTAGATCGCCAGTTGTTCCTTTTCGCTCGGGAACCGCTGGTTGATCATGAACGGCACTTCGGTCCGATACAGACCGACACCCTCGGCACCGCGTTTCTGCGCCCGCGCCACGTCCGCCAGCAGGCCGGTGTTGACCCACAGCGGCATGCGGTGACCGTCGAGTGTCACACACGGCAAGTCACGCAGGGTATCGAGGCCCAGCGCCAATTGCTTCTCTTCTTCCACCACGTCGGCGAATTGCTTGATCAGCACTTCGCTCGGGTTGGTGTAGATTTCGCCCTTGATCCCGTCGACGATCATCGGGATGCCATCGACCTTGGCGTACGGCAAGTCGACTACACCCATCACCGTCGGAATACCCATGGCCCGGGCCAGGATCGCGACGTGGGAGTTACCCGAACCCAGTACCGAGACCAACCCCACCAGCTTGCCTTCCGGCACTTCACCGAGCTGGGTGGCGGTCAGCTCTTCACTGACCAGGATGGTGTTGTCGGGGAAAACCATGTTGGTCGTGCGGTCTTCCTGCAGGTAGGCCAGCAGACGGCGACCGAGGTCACGCACATCCGACGCCCGCTCACGCAGGTATTCATCGTCCATCAATTCGAAACGGTTGACGTGGTCGGTCACCACCTGACGCAGCGCGCCCTGGGCCCACTGACCCGTCTTGATCACGGTTTTGACTTCGTTACCGAGAGACGCGTCGTCGAGCATCATCTGGTACACGTCGAACAACGCGCGTTCTTCGGGACGCAACTGGGTGGCCAGTTTGGTCGACAGGTTGCGCATGTCGGCGCGCACGCCTTCAAGCGCCTTCTTGAACAGTTTTATTTCGGCATCGATGTCGTCGACAGACTTGTCTGGCACGACATCGAGGTCGGCCGGCGGCAGCATGACCACCGCCGTACCGACCGCCGCACCCGGCGAACCCGGCACACCGACGAACTTGGCTTCCTGGATGCCCTTGCCCTGACGGCCCAGACCTCGGATCGACCCGGTGGCCTCGGCGTGAGCGATTACGCCGGCGAGCTGCGCGCTCATGGTCACGAGGAAGGCCTCTTCACCTTCATCGAACTGGCGGCGTTCTTTCTGCTGGATGACCAACACGCCGACGACGCGGCGGTGGTGAATGATCGGCGCCCCGAGGAACGAGGCGTAGCGCTCCTCGCCGGTTTCGGCGAAGTAGCGATAGCGCGGGTGATCCGCGGCATTTTCGAGGTTCAGGGGTTCTTCACGCGTGCCGACCAGGCCGACCAGACCTTCGTTGGGTGCCATGCTGACTTTGCCGATCGAGCGCTTGTTCAAGCCCTCGGTGGCCATCAGGACGAAGCGGTTGGTCTCGGGATCAAGCAAGTAGACCGAGCAGACCTGGCTGCCCATGGCCTCTTTGACGCGCAACACAATAATCCCCAACGCCGCCTTGAGATCCTTGGCGGAGTTAACTTCCTGGACGATCTTGCGCAGCGTATTGAGCATGGCTCGGGGTCGAACTCCGTCGTCAGTCGCGCGCTAAAAGGCGCGGGGCAAGCTCTTTGAGAGCGCGGCGATACACCTCGCGCTTGAATGTCACCACCTGGCCCAGCGGATACCAATAGCTGACCCAGCGCCAGCCATCGAACTCCGGTTTACCGGTCAAATCCATCCGCACCCGCTGCTCGTTGGAGATCAGGCGCAGGAGAAACCACTTCTGTTTCTGGCCGATGCACAGCGGTTGGCTGTGGGTTCGCACCAGACGTTGCGGCAAACGATAGCGCAACCAGCCCCGGGTACAGGCGAGAATTTCAACATCTTCGCGTTCCAGGCCCACTTCTTCGTTCAACTCGCGGTACAAGGCGTCTTCCGGCGTCTCCTCGGGATTGATTCCTCCCTGTGGAAACTGCCAGGCATCTTGATTGATACGGCGAGCCCATAGCACCTGTCCGGCGTCATTCGTCAGAATGATCCCGACATTAGGACGGAAACCATCGGGGTCGATCACGGCAACAACCTCGCAAACGCATGTCGCCGCATTGTTCCACAAAGCTTGTGAAGGCGGCAACGAAGGTTCCGAGCTTATGTGCACTCTTGTGAAAAGACCGTATTCTTGTGGCCTTTTTACTGACTTTTCAGCGGGTAACTGTAATGCGCCTGGCTTTATTCGATTTGGACAACACCCTTCTGGGCGGCGACAGCGATCACGCCTGGGGCGACTATCTGTGTGAGCGCGGCTTCCTCGACCCGATCGCCTACAAGGCGCGCAACGACGAGTTCTACCAGGATTACCTGGCGGGCAAACTGGATAACGCCGCGTACCTGAATTTCTGCCTGGAAATCCTCGGCCGCACCGACATGGCCGTGCTCGAGCAATGGCACAACGACTTCATGCGCGACTGCATCGAGCCATTGATGCTGCCAAAAGCGGTCGAGCTGCTGAAAAAGCACCGTGAGGCCGGCGACAAACTGGTGATCATCACCGCCACCAACCGTTTCGTCACCGCACCGATTGCCGTACGCCTGGGCGTTGAAACCCTGATCGCCACCGAGTGCGAGATGCAGAACGGCCGCTACACCGGTCGCAGCACCGACGTGCCGTGCTTCCGCGAAGGCAAGGTGACCCGCCTGAACCGCTGGCTGGAGGAGACCGGGCATTCGCTGGAAGACAGCTACTTCTACAGCGATTCGATGAACGACTTGCCGCTGTTGGAGCAGGTGGTAAATCCGGTGGCCGTCGATCCGGACCCGAATCTGCGGGCCGAAGCCGAGAAACGTGGCTGGTCGGTCATCTCACTGCGCGATTGATGTCGAGGTCGGGTGCCGGGCCTTAAACCGGCTTGGCGCCCATCAACCCGGCAATCGCGACAAAGCAGACAAAACTGAACAACGCCAGGGCAAAGCTGAACCGGCCGACGCCGCCCGGCGTCTTGCGCAAGCGGTTCAAGCGCACCAGCAGCCAGAACCACGCCAGCGCCGCCACGGTGTACAGCACGCTGGAGGCCAGAATCCACGTCTGCCCCAGCGGCCAGCCCACCAGATGCACCATCCACCAGCCGGTGAATGGCATGCTCAGCAGCGCCAGACCCATCAGCAGCCAGACAAACACCCGTGGCCGCTGCAAGGTGCGGCTGCCCGCCGTCGCGTCACCCTTGCGCCGGGCCAGTAAAACCCACACACCCAGCCCCAGCGCACTCGCCAGCAAAACCACGGTGGCGACCATGTGCGCCGCTTTCAGGGCAGTTAACGTTTCCATTGTCGAATTTCCTTAAGGCCTGCCCATCAGCGTAGCCGCTCAGCCGAGAAACAGCTGATAGGCCGGATTGTCGCTTTCGTCCCAGTACGGGTAGCCGATTTCCGCCAGTGCTGCGGGCACCAGATGACGTTCGTCGTGAGGCACCTGCAGACCTGCGACCACACGGCCGTCCGCTGCACCGTGGTTGCGGTAGTGGAACATCGAGATGTTCCAGCGCCCGCCGAGCTTGTTGAGGAAGTTGAACAGCGCGCCCGGACGCTCCGGGAACTCGAAACGCAGCACCACTTCATCGACCACCTGCGCCGCGCGCCCGCCGACCATGTGGCGGATGTGCAGCTTGGCCAGTTCGTTGTCGGTCAGGTCCAGTACCGGGAAGCCCTGTTCGGTCAGACTCGCCAGCAGTGCGCTGCGCGGATCGTTTTCCGGGTGGGTCTGCACGCCGACGAAGATGTGCGCTTCGCTGCCGGTGTTGTAGCGGTAGTTGAATTCGGTGATCTGGCGCTTGCCGATGGCTTCGCAGAACGCCTTGAAGCTGCCGGCCTGCTCCGGGATGGTCACGGCGATGATCGCTTCGCGGCCTTCACCCAGCTCGGCGCGCTCGGCGACGTGGCGCAAGCGGTCGAAGTTGACGTTGGCGCCGGAATCGATGGCGACGAAAGTCTTGCCGCTGACGCCACGCTGTTCGACGTACTTCTTGATCCCCGCCACACCCAGGGCGCCGGCCGGTTCGGTGATCGAACGGGTGTCGTCGTAGATGTCCTTGATCGCCGCGCAGATTTCGTCGGTGCTGACAGTGATCACTTCATCGACGTAATCCTTGCAGATATCGAAGGTGTGCTGGCCGATCTGCGCCACCGCCACGCCGTCGGCGAAAATGCCTACGGACGGCAGCACGACGCGCTCGCCCGCCGCCATCGCCGCCTGCAGGCAGTTGGAGTCGTCGGGCTCGACGCCGATGACCTTGATGTCCGGCCGCAGGTACTTCACGTAGGCCGCAATGCCGGCGATCAGACCGCCACCGCCCACCGGCACGAAGATCGCGTCCAGTGGCTGCGGGTGCTGGCGCAGGATTTCCATCGCCACGG
This genomic window contains:
- the ptsP gene encoding phosphoenolpyruvate--protein phosphotransferase, translated to MLNTLRKIVQEVNSAKDLKAALGIIVLRVKEAMGSQVCSVYLLDPETNRFVLMATEGLNKRSIGKVSMAPNEGLVGLVGTREEPLNLENAADHPRYRYFAETGEERYASFLGAPIIHHRRVVGVLVIQQKERRQFDEGEEAFLVTMSAQLAGVIAHAEATGSIRGLGRQGKGIQEAKFVGVPGSPGAAVGTAVVMLPPADLDVVPDKSVDDIDAEIKLFKKALEGVRADMRNLSTKLATQLRPEERALFDVYQMMLDDASLGNEVKTVIKTGQWAQGALRQVVTDHVNRFELMDDEYLRERASDVRDLGRRLLAYLQEDRTTNMVFPDNTILVSEELTATQLGEVPEGKLVGLVSVLGSGNSHVAILARAMGIPTVMGVVDLPYAKVDGIPMIVDGIKGEIYTNPSEVLIKQFADVVEEEKQLALGLDTLRDLPCVTLDGHRMPLWVNTGLLADVARAQKRGAEGVGLYRTEVPFMINQRFPSEKEQLAIYREQLAAFHPQPVTMRTLDIGGDKALSYFPIKEDNPFLGWRGIRVTLDHPEIFLVQTRAMLKASEGLNNLRILLPMISGIHELEEALHLIHRAWGEVRDEGTDVPMPPVGVMIEIPAAVYQTRELARMVDFLSVGSNDLTQYLLAVDRNNPRVADLYDYLHPAVLQALQIVVRDAHAEGKPVSICGEMAGDPAAAVLLMAMGFDSLSMNATNLPKVKWMLRQINLSKAKDLLAELMTIDNPQVIHSSLQLALKSLGLSRMVKPL
- a CDS encoding RNA pyrophosphohydrolase, with protein sequence MIDPDGFRPNVGIILTNDAGQVLWARRINQDAWQFPQGGINPEETPEDALYRELNEEVGLEREDVEILACTRGWLRYRLPQRLVRTHSQPLCIGQKQKWFLLRLISNEQRVRMDLTGKPEFDGWRWVSYWYPLGQVVTFKREVYRRALKELAPRLLARD
- a CDS encoding HAD family hydrolase, translating into MRLALFDLDNTLLGGDSDHAWGDYLCERGFLDPIAYKARNDEFYQDYLAGKLDNAAYLNFCLEILGRTDMAVLEQWHNDFMRDCIEPLMLPKAVELLKKHREAGDKLVIITATNRFVTAPIAVRLGVETLIATECEMQNGRYTGRSTDVPCFREGKVTRLNRWLEETGHSLEDSYFYSDSMNDLPLLEQVVNPVAVDPDPNLRAEAEKRGWSVISLRD
- a CDS encoding DUF2269 domain-containing protein, with the protein product METLTALKAAHMVATVVLLASALGLGVWVLLARRKGDATAGSRTLQRPRVFVWLLMGLALLSMPFTGWWMVHLVGWPLGQTWILASSVLYTVAALAWFWLLVRLNRLRKTPGGVGRFSFALALFSFVCFVAIAGLMGAKPV
- the ilvA gene encoding threonine ammonia-lyase, biosynthetic, with the protein product MLEQYVKKILTSRVYDVAVETPLQNARQLSERLGNDIWLKREDLQPVFSFKIRGAYNKLTQLSDEERARGVVTASAGNHAQGLALAAKVLGVKATIVMPKTTPEIKVEGVRSRGGKVVLHGDSFPEALAYSLKLVDEKGYVYIHPYDDPHTIAGQGTVAMEILRQHPQPLDAIFVPVGGGGLIAGIAAYVKYLRPDIKVIGVEPDDSNCLQAAMAAGERVVLPSVGIFADGVAVAQIGQHTFDICKDYVDEVITVSTDEICAAIKDIYDDTRSITEPAGALGVAGIKKYVEQRGVSGKTFVAIDSGANVNFDRLRHVAERAELGEGREAIIAVTIPEQAGSFKAFCEAIGKRQITEFNYRYNTGSEAHIFVGVQTHPENDPRSALLASLTEQGFPVLDLTDNELAKLHIRHMVGGRAAQVVDEVVLRFEFPERPGALFNFLNKLGGRWNISMFHYRNHGAADGRVVAGLQVPHDERHLVPAALAEIGYPYWDESDNPAYQLFLG